In Apium graveolens cultivar Ventura chromosome 10, ASM990537v1, whole genome shotgun sequence, the following are encoded in one genomic region:
- the LOC141690870 gene encoding uncharacterized protein LOC141690870 — MDGFRNAIEDCQLSELELKGGGFTWGKSKGTQNWVRERLDRAFATDSWWHLFPLCTLSVSHVTVSDHDPIKLVLFEAVVEKKIFRFKFENTWLKEAEFHSEVTKFPVSLIS; from the coding sequence ATGGATGGGTTTAGAAATGCTATTGAAGACTGCCAGTTATCAGAACTAGAGTTAAAGGGAGGAGGGTTTACTTGGGGGAAGAGTAAGGGTACTCAAAATTGGGTCAGAGAGAGGTTAGACAGGGCTTTTGCAACTGATTCTTGGTGGCATTTGTTTCCGTTATGCACATTATCTGTCTCTCATGTAACAGTTTCAGATCATGATCCTATAAAGCTTGTTCTGTTTGAAGCTGTTGTAGAGAAAAAAATATTTCGTTTTAAGTTTGAAAACACTTGGTTGAAGGAGGCAGAATTTCATTCTGAAGTTACTAAGTTCCCCGTCTCACTTATTTCCTAA